Within the Maribacter sp. BPC-D8 genome, the region GTTCTCGGTATCTTTTATAAAAAAATGAATAAAGAAGGAGCTATCAGCGGTATGGTAGTCGGCATCGTTCTTATGCTGTTCTATATGACCAAGTTTAAATTCGGCTGGTTTGGCGGCGGAACTCCGGCAGATTGGTGGTTCGGTATTTCGCCAGAAGGGTTTGGTAGTATCGCTATGATTGCTAACTTTATTGTAGCAATTATTGTTTTACAATTTACCCCAGAGCCACCTGAAGATGTTCAAGAAATTGTAGAAAATATTAGAATACCCAGTGGTGCAGGTGAAGCCACAGGCCATTAATTAAAACAAATCAACATTCAACAACAACAACCAAAGGATTTCAAGACCCTTTGCATATTAAACTAACGCATACCATGAGTAATTACCACATTAAACATCTGGAGGAGTATTATCAAGTTTATCGAAAATCGGTCCGTAATCCTGAAGCGTTTTGGGAAGAAATTGCAGAAGAACATTTTGTTTGGCGTAAGCGCTGGGATAGTGTGCTGAGTTGGGATTTTAAGAAGCCAGAAATAAAATGGTTCGAAGGTGCTAAATTGAACATTACCGAAAACTGTTTGGATCGTCATTTACCAACAAGAGGAGAAAAAACGGCAATCATATTCGAACCCAACAATCCTGAGGAGGAAGCACTACATATAACCTATAGGCAATTACATGAGCGTGTTTGTCGTATGGCAAATGTTTTGTTGGACCATGGTGTTAAAAAAGGAGATCGTGTTTGTATTTATCTACCAATGATTCCTGAATTGTCGGTAGCACTTTTAGCATGTGCACGTATTGGCGCGATACATTCGGTAGTATTTGCTGGTTTTTCTTCACATGCATTATCAACACGTATCAATGATTCTGATTGTAAAATTGTACTAACATCAGACGGTTCATTTCGCGGTAACAAATCAATCGATTTAAAAGGTATTGTAGATAAAGCACTAGAAGCTTGCCCTGGTGTAGCGAATGTTTTGGTCGTAAAACGTACAGGATCTGAAATTACTATGCTTCCAGCTAGAGATAAATGGTTACAACCATTACTTGATGAAGCTTATGCAGATTGCGTTGCTGAAATTATGGATGCCGAAGACCCTTTGTTTATTTTATATACCTCAGGATCCACAGGTACTCCAAAGGGGATGGTACATACTACCGCCGGTTACATGGTGTACACGGCATATACTTTTAAAAATGTATTTCAATATACAGAAAATGATGTCTATTGGTGTACTGCTGATATTGGATGGATAACGGGTCACTCATACATAGTTTACGGACCGTTAGCAAACGGAGCAACGACATTGATGTTTGAAGGTGTTCCCTCCTACCCAGATTTTGGTCGTTTTTGGGATGTGGTTCAAAAACATAAAGTAAATCAATTTTATACCGCACCTACAGCAATTAGAGCATTAGCAAAAGAGAATTTAGAATACGTTGAAAAATACGACCTATCTAGTCTTAAAGTATTAGGGTCTGTTGGCGAACCCATAAATGAGGAAGCTTGGCACTGGTACAATAATAATGTAGGTAAAAAGAACAGCCCTATTGTTGATACTTGGTGGCAAACTGAAACTGGCGGTATTATGATTACCCCTATTCCATATGTAACCCCTACTACTCCTACTTACGCAACCCTACCATTTATTGGTATTCAGCCAGCATTAATGGATGAAAGTGCAAAAGAGATAAAAGGAAACCAAGTCGAAGGTCGTTTATGTATTAAATTCCCATGGCCAGCAATTGCAAGAACTATCTGGGGGAATCATGATCGCTATAGAGATACTTATTTTTCAGCATATGAAAATATGTATTTCACAGGTGATGGCGCTTTGAGAGATGCTGTTGGCTATTATAGAATAACGGGGCGTGTAGATGATGTTATCATTGTATCGGGTCATAATTTAGGTACTGCACCAATTGAAGATGCTATCAACGAACACCCAGCAGTTGCAGAATCTGCAATTGTAGGTTTCCCGCATGATGTAAAAGGAAATGCGCTCTATGGATATGTTATTTTAAAAGAAACAGGAGAAAGCAGAGATCGCGATAACCTAAGAAAAGAAATTAATCAGCAGATTACAGAACATGTTGGTCCTATTGCAAAACTAGATAAGATTCAGTTTGTAAACGGACTTCCTAAAACGCGTAGTGGTAAAATTATGCGTAGAATTCTTCGTAAAATTGCCAGTAACGATACTAGTAATTTAGGGGATACAAGTACTTTATTAAATCCGGAAATTGTTCAAGAAATTATGGATAATTCCTTATAAAGGAGTATTCAATTCTTAGGAATAAAAATTATAAAATCCATCAGGATCATTTAACTATGAGTTTGATGGATTTTTATTTTCAACAAAATCTTCGATTGCAAAAGATACTATACTCTGAGATTTAAAGAATATAATTTATGGTTAACTTGAAAATGCACGATTACTAGCAAAAAGAGGTCGCGTTTTAAAGGTCATAAACAGTATTACTGATATGAGTCCGCATACACCTAAACCAGCAAAAAGTGCCCATACAGAATCTTCAATAAAGCTACCCACGAATATAGAAATCGGTATAGAAAGAATGGTAGAAATGAATCCGGTAATCGCTGCACCTATTCCGGCAATATGCCCAATAGGTTCCATGGCTATGGATCTCATATTTCCCCAAATAAATCCTAAGCACAAAAACTGAAGTGAAAGAAATATCAGTAAAATAGTTATGCTTGGGTCTTTAGATCCAAAAAATAACACACTATATAATAAGGCTATAAAAGTAAAAGCTACTAAGGCTGTGAACGATAAATTTCGCATACCAAAACGAAGTACCAAGGTACCATTCATTAAGGTTGAAAAACCAACCGATAGCGCCAACCCTGCAAACACATAAGGAAATGTTTCCGTCAATCCGTAAAGCTCCTCAAAAACATGTTGAGCAGAACTTAAATACACCAAAAAAGAACCCGTAATAAAGCCTGATATCATGGTACATGAAACCGTTTCTTTATGTCTAATAATTTCCTTAGTCCCTCTAACAAATACATGGAATGAGAAAGGTACTTTGTATTCTGGATGCAATGTTTCTGCCTGTCTTTTATAAAACCAAATACTAACTAATAACGCAAAAAATAGCTGCAAATAAAAGATACCTTGCCAACCTGTAATACCCATAACGGCTTTACCAATTGCAGGCGCCACAACAGGGACCAAAATAAAAAATGCCGTTACAAAAGACATTATTTTCGCCATATAATCACCCCGATACGTATCGCGTATAATAGAGATACTAATAGTTCTAGGTGCTGATAAACCAATCCCCTGCAACACACGCCCTACTAGCATTATTTCAAGATTCGGAGCTAACAAACAAACAACACTAGCTATCAAAAAAACAGTAAAACCTATATAAACAATTGGCTTTCTACCAAGACTATCTGAAAGCGGACCAAAGAACAGCTGCCCTACTCCCAAACCTAAAAAAATCATGGTTACCAGCAATTGATTCTGCGTAGGATCAAGACTATTGATAGATATGCCAATATCTGCCATTGCAGGCAAAATTGCATCAATAGTTAACGCAACAATTGACATTAAAGAAGCCATTAGGGCAACAAACTCAAAATTCGGTTTTACCTGTTCATTCTGCATCATGCAAAAATAAGGCTTAACAATACAAGCAATGTTATTAAAAGTTGATATTTGAGTTTATGCATTTTTGAAATTCAAATATGTACTTTTGCATTAAATTACAATGTATGCTGATTATAGGTATTGCCGGTGGAACAGGTTGTGGAAAAACCACAGTAGTAAATCAAATTATAAATGAGTTGCCAAATGAAGAAGTTGGGGTAATTTCACAAGATTCGTACTATAACGACCTATCTCATTTATCTCTTGAAGAAAGACGCAAAACTAACTTTGACCACCCAAGTTCTATAGATTTCGCACTACTTGAGAAGCATTTAATAGCTTTAAAAAATGGAGAGTCTATCGAACAACCTGTATACTCCTTTTTAGAATGTAACAGAACCGCAAAGACTATACTTACCCACCCTACTAAGGTTATTATCGTAGAAGGCATTTTAATTATGACCAATTCTGCTATTCGCAAAATGTTCGATATTAAAATATTCGTACATGCTGACACCGATGAAAGATTGATCAGAAGATTAAAAAGAGATGTCAATGAAAGAGGTTGGGATTTAGATGAAACTATAGAAAAATACCAAGCTGTAATTAAGCCAATGCACGAGCAGTTTATTGAGCCAACAAAAGAATATGCAGATATTATTATTCCGAATAATAAATACAACACTGTTGCCGTTGAAATAGTTAAGAGTATTATTAATGAAAAAATAATGCAAGAGTAATGGCATTCAAAGATTTAAAACAAAAAAAATGGTTTAAAATCATGACTAATATGTATGTATTGGTTCTGTCCGTTTTTCTTGTTTGGATGCTTTTTTTTGATACCAACTCCCTTCTAATTCATTTAGAATTAAGAAAAGAGATAAAAAAACTGGAAAAAACCCAAGACTTCTTGAAAGATGAAATTGCTAGGGATAAAAAAATTATTGAAAAATTATCTGACGAAGATGAGCTTGAGCGCTTTGCTCGAGAAGAGTATTATTTGAAGAAAAAGAATGAAGAAATTTATCTTATTGAATACGAGGATAGTTTAAAAGTCAAGGATAAAGAATAGTTTTTAATATCATTTTAATAAGTTTTAGCCTTTCTACATACTACACAATAAACAGCGGCTTAACCATTTCATAATTAAAAGTTTAACGCTTTATTAAAGAAAAGTAAGTGCTTATTCACTTAGTGTTAACAAAAAGCTTTCATTAGCCCCATAAATAATTGTATTTTTACCACCTAACTTACTTTGAACATGGGCAAGATTATTGCTATAGCCAATCAAAAAGGAGGCGTAGGTAAAACTACCACTACAGTTAACTTAGCTGCCTCTCTAGGTGTATTGGAAAAAAAGGTTTTATTAATCGATGCTGACCCCCAAGCAAATGCAACTTCTGGGTTAGGTATTGATGTTGATGGTGTTGAACTTGGCTCATACCAGCTGATGGAACATACTAAAACTGCTAGGGAAACAATTATACCTACAACCTCCCCTAATGTAGACCTTATACCTGCACATATCGATCTAGTCGCCATTGAAATAGAATTGGTTGACAAAGAAGAGCGTGAGTACATGATGAAAAAGGCAATTATAGATCTTAAGAATGATTACGATTATATCTTAATTGATTGCGCACCTTCATTAGGTTTATTAACCTTGAATGCACTAACCGCTGCAGATTCGATAATTATACCAATTCAATGCGAATATTTTGCTTTAGAAGGACTGGGCAAATTATTGAATACAATAAAAAGTGTTCAAAAATTACATAATCCAGATTTAGATATTGAAGGCATGTTATTGACTATGTACGATTCTAGGTTACGATTGTCGAACCAAGTAGTTGATGAAGTAAGAAAGCATTTCGGTGATATGGTTTTTGAAACTGTAATTCAACGTAATGTTAGATTAAGTGAAGCTCCTAGTTATGGAGAAAGTATAATCAAATATGATGCTGCCAGTAAAGGAGCAACAAACTATTTGAACATGGCTAACGAGATAGTCAAAAAAAATAAGCAGACGGTTTAAGTATGGCAAAAGCGACAAAGAAACAAGCTTTAGGTAGAGGACTTTCGGCTCTTTTAAAAGATCCGGAGAATGATATTAATACAGCATCAGATAAGAATGCAGATAAAGTTGTAGGTAACATTATCGAGCTCGATTTAGAACACATTGAAGTAAACCCATTTCAACCTCGTTCTAATTTCAATGATGAGTCTATAAAAGAATTAGCCACTTCTATTAGAGAACTTGGTGTAATTCAACCAATTACCGTTAGAAAATTAGGATTTAACGAGTATCAATTAGTATCTGGAGAACGAAGATATCGTGCTTCTAAACTTTTAGGTTTAGACACCATACCGGCATATATACGTATCGCTAATGACCAAGAGTCTTTAGAGATGGCATTGGTCGAAAATATACAACGACAAGATTTAGACCCAATAGAAATTGCACTTTCTTACCAACGTCTTATAGACGAGATTAATCTTACTCAAGAGAGATTGAGTGAGCGTGTTGGTAAAAAACGCTCTACAATTGCCAATTATTTGCGATTGTTGAAATTAGACCCGATTATACAAACGGGTATGCGTGATGGTTTTTTAACTATGGGTCACGGTAGAGCTTTGGTCAATATTGACAAAAAGCAAGATCAAATATCACTTTACGAAAAAATTATCTTTGACAATCTTTCTGTTAGAGATACCGAAAGTGCCGTAAAAGCATACCACGCAGATGAAGTACCTACTGACGATGTAGTAAAAACGGTAAAAAAAGAAGCTTCTGTTTTTGTTCGTAAGGGTATTAAAGAACTTACAGATGCCTTATCAGTAAAAGTGGATATAAAATCTGCTGATAATGCAAGAGGAAAAATAACCATACCATTTAAGTCTCAAGAGGAATTTGACCGTATCAAAAAATTGATAACAGGTGCGTAACTATCTTTCATTATTAAGTACTCTATTATTATTCATTAATTTTTCCTTTTCTCAAGAGGAACAAGATTCTATTCCTAAAACTGAAATAGATAGTGTACAAGCTGACCTTGCCAAAAATGGTGTTGTCATCAAAGATTCTGTTTCCTTCAAAAAAGCTAAAAAAGAATTCAATCCATTAGCACCAAGTAAAGCAGCATTTTACTCTGCAGTTCTGCCTGGCATGGGTCAAATTTATAACAAGCGATACTGGAAAGCCCCTATTGTCTGGGGAGCTATTGGCGGAAGTGTTTACATGTACATCTACAACAATGATCAATATCAACGTTTTAGAACAGCATTCATAAGAAGGCAAGCTGGTTTTACAGATGATGAATTTAATGGCGAAGGTATTTTACCATTGTTTGGTGATGACGATCTTGAATATCAACAAGAACGTTTTCAGAGCGATCGTGATCTTTGGTTAGTAGCTGCAATTGCATTGTATGCTTTAAATATAGTCGACGCCAACGTTGACGCGCATTTAAAACAGTTTAATATTGATGATGACCTTAGTATAGACTTTGAGCCCTATCTTGATTTAAATCAAGTAACCAATAGTCCTAATTACGGAATGGCATTAATTATAAAATTTTAAGAATGAGAATCGCACTTTTCGGATACGGAAAAATGGGGCAAATGATAGAACAAGTCGCTATAAAGCGTGGTCATCAAATTGTTGCCAAAATTGACGAAAATTCTGAAAATATTGATTTTAGCACGATGGATGTTGCTATTGATTTCAGTATGCCAGAAGCTGCTTTCGGCAATATCACTAAATGCTTTAACAACAATGTACCTGTAATATCAGGTACCACTGGTTGGCTAGATAAATATGATGATGCTTTAACTCTTTGTAATGAAAAAAAAGGAGCATTTATATATGCTTCTAATTTTAGTTTAGGAGTTAACATTTTTTTCGAGTTGAATAATTACTTGGCAAAAATGATGCAAAATCTTCCTGAATACAGCACTGAGTTAGAAGAAATACATCACACGCAAAAGCTAGATGCACCTAGCGGAACAGCAATTACTTTAGCTGAAGGTGTTATTGCAAACTCCAACTATAAGCAATGGAAGTTAGACAGTGCATCTCAAGAAACTTTAAAAATTACATCTAAAAGAATTGGCACTGTACCTGGTACACATACAGTAGCCTACGATAGTATTGTTGACAGTATTGAGATAAAGCATACTGCTCACAATAGAGAGGGTTTTGCCCTAGGTGCAGTTACAGCGGCAGAATGGATTATTGGCAAAACAGGCGTTTTCTCTATGCGAGATGTGTTAAACCTAGGTTAAAAACGTAACAAAAATCAATCTCAAAGACTTATGAATTATTGATGACTTAATTAGCATCAAAAAAATTCATTCTATTTCAATAAAAATTAAAGAATATGAACGGCACTCAATGGATTATTTTTATTCTCATTGTACAAGTAATACATTTTTTAGGTACTTGGAAACTTTACGTAAAAGCAGGAAGAAAAGCTTGGGAGGCAGCAATACCTGTTTACAACGCTATAGTTTTAATGCAAATTATTAATAGACCAAAATGGTGGGTTATATTATTATTCATACCCATAATCAACTTATTGATGTTTCCGGTAATATGGGTAGAAACCATAAGAAGCTTTGGTAGAAATAGTAAGTTAGAAACTTGGATCGTTGTCTTAACACTTGGTTTATACATTTACTATGTAAACTATACACTAGATGTTAAATACATTGAAGACCGATCTTTACATCCAACAACTGCAGCAGGCGAATGGGTAAGCTCTATTTTATTTGCTGTTGTAGCAGCTACATTGGTACATACCTATTTCGTACAACCTTATGTAATACCAACAGGGTCATTAGAACGTACCTTAAGGGTTGGTGATTTTCTTTTCGTAAGTAAGTTTCACTATGGCGCCAGAACACCCATGACGACAGTTGCCGCACCAATGGTACATGATACGTTACCAGGCTTGGGAATTCCTTCTTATTTAAAAAAGCCACAACTACCCTACTTTAGATTACCAGGCTTTACCAAAGTTGAAAGAAACGATATAGTAGTTTTCAGTTGGCCTGCTGATACCGTTCGTGTATTTTTCAAAAAAGAAAAAGGCGTTGACAAGCCTATTGACAAAAAATCAAACTATGTCAAACGTTGTGTCGGCGTACCAGGCGATTCTTTAGAGGTTCGTAATGGTTATGTTTTTATAAACGGAAAGCAATTAGAATTACCGAAAAGCGCTAAACCACAGTTCGACTACGATATCTATAGCTCTAAGGGAGTATCGTCTAGAACACTTGATAATTTAGGCATTACCGATTTCACTAGAAAATACCAATCAAGTCCGCTGAACCAAGATCAAGTAAATGGATTAAGATCCTATATAATGGGCTTTAATCAAACCGAAAACGGACAACTAGAACTTTACACAAAGGCATCTGGTATTCCTGCGAATGTGATATCTAAATATAGATTAGCATTAAAAGAAGTTACCGATCGCAAACGTACTGTGCCCTTAACTGCTGACATGGTAAATTCGCTTAGAAAGGACCCTAATATAGATTCTGTAGTTCAACAAGTTGCGGCAATAGGGAGAAGAGGCATCAACTTATTTCCTCAGAGTCCTGATTACCCATGGAACTATAGTCAAATGGGACCTATTTACATTCCTCAAAAAGGAGCTACAGTAGACCTGAACCTAAAAGTACTTCCTCTTTACAAAAAGATAATAAAGGAGTACGAAAAGAACGAAATTTCGGTATCTGGAAATCAAATTAGTATTAATGGGTCGCCAGCTACTACATATACTTTCAAACAAGATTACTTTTGGATGATGGGTGACAACAGAGACCACTCTGAAGATAGTAGAGCTTGGGGTTATGTACCAGAAAATCATATTGTCGGTACTCCTATTTTTATTTGGATGAGCTTTGATAATTTCACGGAAGGCATTAGCAACTGGAGACCAAGATGGGATCGTATATTCACTACAGTGAATGGCGATGGAGAACCACAATCTTATTTCAAATATTTCTTAATATTACTCGTAGCCTATTTCGTAGGAAATTGGTTCTGGAAACGTAAAAAGGAAAAAAAGTGAAATTAATTCATCCCTCTTATTTTCCGAACATATTAACTTTCAGCTATATTATGCACCACCCAATTTGTTGGGAGGTAAATGATAATTACCAAAAACAGACGTTTAGAAATAGAACATATATTTCTAATGACCGAGGTAAGCATATATTAAGCATACCGATCATTCATGCTGGTAGAGCAGATGGAAGGCAAAAATATAAAGATGTTTTAATAGACAATTCTTATCCTTGGCAACGTCAACATTGGCGCACCTTAGAAACAGCCTACAGAACATCTCCTTTCTTTGAGTTTTATGAAGATGATATTAGACCACTTTATCATCAAACTTACGAAAGCCTGCTTGACTTCAATTTAAAGACTATAGAGACGATATTTGAATGTCTTCAACTAGAAACACCTACAGAGAAAAGTCTTGCATATGAGACCACCCCTGAAGGTAAAGAAGATTTTAGATTTTTAATAAGCGCTAAGTTTAAGCCTCAATTGAATATAGAACCTTACACACAAGTGTTTGGTGATCGACATGGCTTTACCCCTAATTTAAGTATATTAGATCTGTTGTTCAATTTAGGACCTAATAGCATACAGTATCTAAAACACGAGTTCATAGCTGCTGACAATGATTAGATTTATAGCGCATTATGGTATACATTTTATTGTACCCATTATAATTGCTATTTATTTCTATAAAGAAAATAAGCTCTGGTCTGCGGTTATATTATTATCTGCAATTGTAATTGATGTTGACCACCTTTTGGCTACACCAATGTTTGACCCTAACCGTTGCAGTGTAAATTTTCATCCGCTACATAGTTATTGGGCAATTGGTGCTTATACGCTGTTATTCGCTTATAAGAAAACTCGAATTATCGGTTTGGCTTTGCTCCTACATATTTTAGCTGATACAGTAGACTGTTACTTTATTCGCCAGACAATTTAAAAGTTGCCATGATAGGCTCATGGTCAGAAATATCGATTTTGTAATTTTTATGAGATATGAAAGTAAAACTTGGATCTCCTAAAATCATATCTATTCGAAAAGGGAATTTCCAAAATTTTATGGTTTCACCATACCCATGTCCCGATTCTAAGAAGCTATCTTTTAAATCTCCTTTAATATTAAAATACACTTTAGAGAATTGTGTATTATTAAAATCACCACCAACAATAACAGGATAAGGACTCGTATTAATATGATTTCTAACGATATCTGATTGCCGTTGCTGCTTATCAAAAGAATCTCTAAGTCGAACAAACAGCTTGTCTGAGCGCTCCTTTTTGAAGTAATTTGGTCTTATGCTTAAAGATTCTAAATGCAGATTATAAAAACGAACTGTATCTTTTTTGAAAACGATATCAGCATAAATGCCCTCATTGTAAGTATTAGGAAAATCCAACTCACCGTTATTGATTATTTTAAACTTAGAATAAATAGCTAAATCTTTACTAGATTCTTCATCACCAACTTCAAATTTATTTGCTAAATATGGATAGCTCTTCAACATATCACCCTTGACGTAATGAGACTCAAATTCTTGAAAATAAATAATATCAGGATTCTCCCCTTCCACAAACTCTATAACCTCGGGACTTGTTATATTCTCCCAATCACCATGATATTTACTATGAAAGCCCAATGCATTATAAGTTAATAATGAAATAGTTTCAGAATCAGCCATATTTTTTGACCTCCCATTAAACGCAATAAATGAACCCAAGGTAAAGTAACCGAAAACTAATATGGAAAGAGACAGCAGTAGATATATCTTTTTACCAATTAACCAATACAAGAAAAATAGCATGTTAACAATTACCAATGCAGGTACTGTTAAACTAATAAATGCTAAACTAGCTATAGAAGTATATGGAACAATGCAGGCCAAAAATAAACTGAAAGCTACAATCACATTTAAGAGCAACATGAACTTTTTAAAAAAAGACATTTTCTTCATGCTTAATTCTCTTTACCAGCTTTAAACAAAAAGTCCTTCTCTGCCTTTGAAAGACTTTCATAGCCAGATTTGCTTATTTTATCTAGAATAGCATCAATCTTTTTTTGATGTGTCTTCTTATCATAGTCTACGGCTGAATTAGTATTACTACGGGTAGTACTTTTATTTTTATAAACTGTTTTCATGGGAGCCTTCTTCTCAGAACCTTTGAACAGGTTCGCTATACTATCCATAAATTTAGAAAAGCCAGACCCAATATCATTGCCTTTCAATAATTGACTAGCATATAGGTATCCTAAAAAAGCACCTCCTAAATGCGCTAAATGTCCGCCAGAGTTACTCATAGGTAATTGAATTAAATCGCTAAGTACTAACACAGCACCAACCATCCAAAGCTTTACATTGAAAAATATGATTCTAACTTCTTGATTTGGTAAATAGGTACAAATAAATATTAAAACGGCACTAGCTCCCGCTGAAGCACCAATTAATGATGCATTTGTTTTAAAAAATGCAGGAAAGATATTATATCCTAGAACAAAGAATAATCCGCCTAAAATTACTCCGAGCAAATAAACATTTAAAAAACGTTTTGCATCAAAGAGATTTAGAAATATTCTACCCACAAAATAAATCATCAACATGTTCCAAAACAAGTGCCCGGGACCACCATGAAAAAATGAATAGGTAACTATAGACCAAGGCTGAAAAGCGATATCGACAATATCATTAGGCAGCTCAAACCATTGAGCAATGGTATCTTTTTGTAAACCAAGTAAGAATGGTATTAAAGCATTTACAATGAAAACCACTACATTGACCGCAATGAGTTTCTCTGCAATGTTTAACCTACTAAATTGATATTTTAAATCTGGCTGAGCCATAGTTTAGTTCCACCTTTTATTATTAAACTGATTTTTTTTCCAATACCACATCATTAAGAAACCAAATAAGGCACCACCTACGTGTGCAAAATGCGCTATACCTTGCCCGAATAAACTGTACCCAGTAACTCCTGAAAACAAATCT harbors:
- the udk gene encoding uridine kinase, with the protein product MLIIGIAGGTGCGKTTVVNQIINELPNEEVGVISQDSYYNDLSHLSLEERRKTNFDHPSSIDFALLEKHLIALKNGESIEQPVYSFLECNRTAKTILTHPTKVIIVEGILIMTNSAIRKMFDIKIFVHADTDERLIRRLKRDVNERGWDLDETIEKYQAVIKPMHEQFIEPTKEYADIIIPNNKYNTVAVEIVKSIINEKIMQE
- the acs gene encoding acetate--CoA ligase; the encoded protein is MSNYHIKHLEEYYQVYRKSVRNPEAFWEEIAEEHFVWRKRWDSVLSWDFKKPEIKWFEGAKLNITENCLDRHLPTRGEKTAIIFEPNNPEEEALHITYRQLHERVCRMANVLLDHGVKKGDRVCIYLPMIPELSVALLACARIGAIHSVVFAGFSSHALSTRINDSDCKIVLTSDGSFRGNKSIDLKGIVDKALEACPGVANVLVVKRTGSEITMLPARDKWLQPLLDEAYADCVAEIMDAEDPLFILYTSGSTGTPKGMVHTTAGYMVYTAYTFKNVFQYTENDVYWCTADIGWITGHSYIVYGPLANGATTLMFEGVPSYPDFGRFWDVVQKHKVNQFYTAPTAIRALAKENLEYVEKYDLSSLKVLGSVGEPINEEAWHWYNNNVGKKNSPIVDTWWQTETGGIMITPIPYVTPTTPTYATLPFIGIQPALMDESAKEIKGNQVEGRLCIKFPWPAIARTIWGNHDRYRDTYFSAYENMYFTGDGALRDAVGYYRITGRVDDVIIVSGHNLGTAPIEDAINEHPAVAESAIVGFPHDVKGNALYGYVILKETGESRDRDNLRKEINQQITEHVGPIAKLDKIQFVNGLPKTRSGKIMRRILRKIASNDTSNLGDTSTLLNPEIVQEIMDNSL
- a CDS encoding DUF5683 domain-containing protein, which translates into the protein MRNYLSLLSTLLLFINFSFSQEEQDSIPKTEIDSVQADLAKNGVVIKDSVSFKKAKKEFNPLAPSKAAFYSAVLPGMGQIYNKRYWKAPIVWGAIGGSVYMYIYNNDQYQRFRTAFIRRQAGFTDDEFNGEGILPLFGDDDLEYQQERFQSDRDLWLVAAIALYALNIVDANVDAHLKQFNIDDDLSIDFEPYLDLNQVTNSPNYGMALIIKF
- a CDS encoding multidrug effflux MFS transporter, whose protein sequence is MQNEQVKPNFEFVALMASLMSIVALTIDAILPAMADIGISINSLDPTQNQLLVTMIFLGLGVGQLFFGPLSDSLGRKPIVYIGFTVFLIASVVCLLAPNLEIMLVGRVLQGIGLSAPRTISISIIRDTYRGDYMAKIMSFVTAFFILVPVVAPAIGKAVMGITGWQGIFYLQLFFALLVSIWFYKRQAETLHPEYKVPFSFHVFVRGTKEIIRHKETVSCTMISGFITGSFLVYLSSAQHVFEELYGLTETFPYVFAGLALSVGFSTLMNGTLVLRFGMRNLSFTALVAFTFIALLYSVLFFGSKDPSITILLIFLSLQFLCLGFIWGNMRSIAMEPIGHIAGIGAAITGFISTILSIPISIFVGSFIEDSVWALFAGLGVCGLISVILFMTFKTRPLFASNRAFSS
- the dapB gene encoding 4-hydroxy-tetrahydrodipicolinate reductase, whose product is MRIALFGYGKMGQMIEQVAIKRGHQIVAKIDENSENIDFSTMDVAIDFSMPEAAFGNITKCFNNNVPVISGTTGWLDKYDDALTLCNEKKGAFIYASNFSLGVNIFFELNNYLAKMMQNLPEYSTELEEIHHTQKLDAPSGTAITLAEGVIANSNYKQWKLDSASQETLKITSKRIGTVPGTHTVAYDSIVDSIEIKHTAHNREGFALGAVTAAEWIIGKTGVFSMRDVLNLG
- a CDS encoding FtsB family cell division protein, translated to MAFKDLKQKKWFKIMTNMYVLVLSVFLVWMLFFDTNSLLIHLELRKEIKKLEKTQDFLKDEIARDKKIIEKLSDEDELERFAREEYYLKKKNEEIYLIEYEDSLKVKDKE
- a CDS encoding ParB/RepB/Spo0J family partition protein, translated to MAKATKKQALGRGLSALLKDPENDINTASDKNADKVVGNIIELDLEHIEVNPFQPRSNFNDESIKELATSIRELGVIQPITVRKLGFNEYQLVSGERRYRASKLLGLDTIPAYIRIANDQESLEMALVENIQRQDLDPIEIALSYQRLIDEINLTQERLSERVGKKRSTIANYLRLLKLDPIIQTGMRDGFLTMGHGRALVNIDKKQDQISLYEKIIFDNLSVRDTESAVKAYHADEVPTDDVVKTVKKEASVFVRKGIKELTDALSVKVDIKSADNARGKITIPFKSQEEFDRIKKLITGA
- a CDS encoding ParA family protein, with the translated sequence MGKIIAIANQKGGVGKTTTTVNLAASLGVLEKKVLLIDADPQANATSGLGIDVDGVELGSYQLMEHTKTARETIIPTTSPNVDLIPAHIDLVAIEIELVDKEEREYMMKKAIIDLKNDYDYILIDCAPSLGLLTLNALTAADSIIIPIQCEYFALEGLGKLLNTIKSVQKLHNPDLDIEGMLLTMYDSRLRLSNQVVDEVRKHFGDMVFETVIQRNVRLSEAPSYGESIIKYDAASKGATNYLNMANEIVKKNKQTV